In Candidatus Acidiferrales bacterium, the genomic stretch TCTCATCGACCAGGGAACGGTTCAGTATTACGCCGGAGCATGGAGAGTATTTGGCACCACATCAAGTGGAGTGGCAACAAAGGAACTGCTCCCGGCGAGCTACACGTTCAGGATGACTTACGAGGGAGTCTCCAACGACAAGCAGCAAGACATTTCAACTAACAGCACGGTTGTATTCTCAACTGTTTTGTGCACGGTAACGGTGACAAACTCCCAGAACCAGCCCGCCAACAACATCCAGGTAAGCTATTATTCCGGAGTCTGGAGGCAGATCGGGAGCACAATGAACGGTCAGGTGACTAAAGAGCTACTTCCTGCAAACCTTACGTTCAGGATCACTTACGGTACATCGCACCAGGATAAAGCACAGAACATTTCGACAAACAGCACGGTGTCTTTTAACATACCGTAGTCAAAAAGATGATTGAGAAGAGGGAGAATGTGAAAATGACAAGAATATTCGTTTTATTATTTTTCCTAGTCGGAACTGCCTTTACCCAACCGGCAAAGGTTGGCAAAACGGACGCCACTGGACAAACCTGGCAAGTCCCGTTCGCCTCATCAGACAACACTATTACTCTGAGTGTTCAAAACAATTCCGGCACTGAGGCGAAGAACATCTCTGTCGCGTTCAACAAAATTCCATCATGGCTGAAATTCAAAGAGAGCACCGCAACTATAAAGAGCATTTCGGCAAATGCTTCTGGGGATGCTGTGTTTACATTCTCTGTTGATAAGAAAGCTCCTGTTGGAAAGGACACGACCTTAACGGCAACGATAAGTACAACAAATGGTCAGTCATGGACTAAGGAAATAAAGATCTCTGTCGGAGCGCCGAAAGATTACAAGCTTTACAATAACTTTCCCAATCCATTCAACCCGTCGACAAAGATTGCATTTGAGCTTCCGAAGGCATCGCATGTAGAACTCATCATCTATGATGTGGTTGGGAGGGAAGTTGTAGAGGTGGCAGATGCAGATTATCCCGCCGGTTATACCGAGCTGACGTGGAACGGAACAAGCAAGAATGGAGCTATGGTGTCATCCGGTGTTTATTTCTACCGCATCAGCACGGATAAGTGGAGCAAAGTCAAGAAGATGTTGATGCTGAAGTGACTTACTTTTGTAAGTCACTTCCTAGGTTGAGGCGATCAAAAAGTTTTTCGATCCTTTCCAATTATTGAAATTAGCCGCTTGGCCGTGCCTTCGGCGTGAGCCTCATTCGAACTCTCAGTGTGAG encodes the following:
- a CDS encoding T9SS type A sorting domain-containing protein, yielding MTRIFVLLFFLVGTAFTQPAKVGKTDATGQTWQVPFASSDNTITLSVQNNSGTEAKNISVAFNKIPSWLKFKESTATIKSISANASGDAVFTFSVDKKAPVGKDTTLTATISTTNGQSWTKEIKISVGAPKDYKLYNNFPNPFNPSTKIAFELPKASHVELIIYDVVGREVVEVADADYPAGYTELTWNGTSKNGAMVSSGVYFYRISTDKWSKVKKMLMLK